In the genome of Leeuwenhoekiella sp. MAR_2009_132, one region contains:
- the tsaB gene encoding tRNA (adenosine(37)-N6)-threonylcarbamoyltransferase complex dimerization subunit type 1 TsaB, producing the protein MALILCIETTTTNCSVALANNGAVIALKEDMGLNYSHAERLHIYIQEVFEKAGVAQSALDAIAVSKGPGSYTGLRIGVSSAKGLSFALDIPLIATNTLKALAMQARVSDAKYIIPLLDARRMEVYSAIYDADFNELRGIEAQIIDEHSFNDFLNAGKTVFIGDGAEKLQRINKHPNGNFVLEALPSAREMALLADAKYKISDIEDVAYFEPFYLKDFQINKPKK; encoded by the coding sequence ATGGCACTTATACTTTGTATAGAAACTACTACAACAAATTGTTCGGTCGCATTAGCTAATAACGGAGCAGTTATAGCACTTAAGGAAGACATGGGGCTCAATTACTCCCATGCTGAGCGATTGCATATTTATATTCAAGAAGTTTTTGAAAAGGCTGGCGTAGCTCAAAGTGCATTAGACGCTATTGCGGTGAGTAAAGGTCCTGGTTCCTATACAGGTCTGCGTATAGGAGTAAGTAGTGCTAAGGGCTTATCATTTGCACTTGACATCCCTTTAATTGCTACAAATACGCTCAAAGCTCTTGCAATGCAAGCAAGAGTTAGTGATGCTAAATATATTATACCACTTTTAGATGCACGTAGAATGGAGGTCTATAGCGCTATTTATGATGCAGATTTTAATGAATTGCGTGGTATCGAAGCACAAATAATAGATGAGCATTCGTTTAATGATTTTTTAAATGCGGGGAAGACCGTATTTATTGGTGACGGTGCAGAAAAGCTACAACGTATTAACAAGCATCCAAATGGAAACTTTGTTTTAGAAGCACTACCATCTGCAAGGGAAATGGCATTATTAGCAGATGCTAAATACAAAATAAGCGACATCGAAGATGTCGCTTATTTTGAACCATTTTATCTTAAAGATTTTCAGATAAATAAGCCTAAAAAATAG
- a CDS encoding efflux RND transporter periplasmic adaptor subunit — MKKSVTIIILSLIAIVFVGSLYYFYQKNQEDPIVYETESPSKQTIVKKTVATGSIVPKEEILIKPNISGIIGEIYVVAGQIVKEGDLIAKIDVVPNASSLVGAKNTIQGARNQLETSKLAYENQKNIYSRQKSLFDRGVISANDFDISQREYNQAVQEWRQQQVNLNSARQNYDIIRTGTTAGLGSDATTSVKATITGMVLEVPVKAGNQVIEANNFNDGTTIASIADVNNMIFEGKVDESEVGKITENLPLEITVGAIENKKFDATLDYIAPKGVAENGAIQFEIKGTLTKTDTTFIRAGLSANASIILERADEVLAIKEALVQYDSKTQAPYVEVEVGDQKFERREVTLGVSDGIYVEIKSGIQMTDKIKVWNAIKPAASF, encoded by the coding sequence ATGAAAAAATCAGTTACTATTATAATCCTCTCGTTGATAGCCATTGTCTTTGTAGGATCTTTATACTATTTCTACCAAAAGAATCAGGAAGATCCTATTGTTTACGAGACAGAGTCGCCGTCTAAACAAACCATTGTTAAAAAAACGGTTGCAACGGGAAGTATCGTGCCTAAGGAAGAGATCTTGATAAAGCCTAACATTTCGGGAATCATAGGTGAGATTTATGTTGTCGCCGGTCAAATTGTAAAAGAAGGTGATCTTATAGCGAAGATAGATGTGGTGCCTAATGCATCGTCACTTGTAGGCGCTAAGAATACAATTCAGGGAGCGCGCAACCAATTAGAGACTTCAAAACTGGCTTATGAAAACCAGAAAAACATCTACAGCAGACAAAAATCTCTATTTGATCGTGGGGTTATTTCAGCAAATGATTTTGATATTAGTCAGCGTGAATACAACCAGGCAGTTCAGGAATGGAGACAGCAGCAGGTAAATTTAAATTCTGCACGACAGAACTATGACATTATTAGAACCGGTACAACTGCAGGATTAGGTAGTGACGCGACAACATCTGTTAAAGCAACAATCACGGGGATGGTTTTAGAAGTTCCTGTTAAAGCGGGCAATCAGGTTATTGAAGCAAATAATTTTAATGACGGAACTACCATAGCATCAATCGCAGATGTCAATAATATGATTTTTGAAGGTAAAGTTGATGAAAGTGAAGTGGGTAAAATTACTGAAAACCTTCCGTTAGAAATTACGGTAGGTGCTATTGAGAACAAAAAATTTGATGCTACTCTAGATTATATCGCGCCAAAGGGTGTTGCCGAGAACGGAGCAATTCAATTTGAAATAAAAGGAACACTTACTAAAACAGATACCACATTTATACGTGCAGGGTTAAGTGCTAACGCATCTATTATTTTAGAACGAGCAGATGAAGTACTTGCCATAAAAGAAGCGCTGGTACAATACGATTCTAAAACACAGGCGCCTTATGTTGAAGTTGAGGTAGGTGATCAGAAATTTGAACGTCGCGAGGTAACTCTGGGCGTTAGCGATGGTATCTATGTCGAAATCAAATCTGGAATTCAAATGACAGATAAGATTAAAGTGTGGAATGCTATTAAGCCTGCTGCAAGTTTTTAG
- the murI gene encoding glutamate racemase yields the protein MRNKEAIGVFDSGVGGTSIWKEIIRMLPNEDTIYLADIANAPYGEKSPEHIIDLSIKNTQRLISLNCKLIVVACNTATTNAIDFLRNNYDIPFIGIEPAIKPAALASKSKSIGILATKGTLSSSLFHRTSELYASELNVIEVVGKGLVELIEADKIESTEMYKLLEDYLQPMINQNIDYLVLGCSHYPYLIPVLRKILPQDVTIIDSGQAVALQTKNILTKNNLLNTRELLGNHILYSNANIEVLQKLTDTEKEINKEVAFLDF from the coding sequence ATGAGAAACAAAGAAGCAATAGGTGTATTTGATAGCGGTGTAGGTGGCACCTCTATCTGGAAAGAAATTATTAGGATGCTTCCTAATGAAGATACAATCTATCTGGCAGATATTGCAAACGCCCCTTATGGAGAAAAATCACCAGAACATATTATTGATTTATCAATAAAGAACACACAGAGACTCATTTCTCTCAATTGCAAACTAATTGTTGTTGCCTGTAATACTGCCACGACTAATGCCATAGATTTTCTTCGAAATAATTATGACATCCCATTTATAGGAATAGAGCCAGCTATAAAGCCGGCTGCACTTGCTTCAAAAAGTAAATCTATAGGTATATTAGCAACTAAAGGAACGCTCAGCAGCTCCTTGTTCCACCGAACATCAGAATTGTATGCAAGTGAGCTTAATGTTATTGAAGTGGTAGGAAAAGGGCTTGTAGAGCTAATTGAAGCAGATAAAATAGAATCTACAGAAATGTACAAACTACTCGAAGATTATCTTCAGCCTATGATTAATCAAAATATAGATTACCTGGTTTTAGGATGTAGTCACTACCCCTACTTAATACCTGTTTTACGTAAAATTTTACCTCAGGATGTAACAATAATAGATTCTGGGCAAGCCGTCGCTTTGCAGACAAAAAATATTCTAACAAAAAACAACCTTTTAAATACCCGTGAACTTTTAGGAAATCATATTTTGTATAGCAATGCGAATATTGAAGTATTACAAAAGCTCACAGATACTGAAAAAGAAATAAATAAGGAAGTTGCTTTCTTAGACTTTTAA
- a CDS encoding dodecin family protein yields the protein MAILKVIELLASSNKSWEQATANAVKEASKTIKNIRSVYVNEQSAVVTGDTVSEFRVNVKITFEVK from the coding sequence ATGGCAATTTTAAAAGTTATAGAATTATTAGCTAGTTCAAATAAAAGCTGGGAGCAAGCAACAGCAAATGCTGTTAAAGAAGCTTCAAAAACAATTAAAAACATACGCTCGGTTTATGTAAACGAGCAAAGTGCAGTTGTTACCGGCGATACAGTTTCAGAATTTAGAGTAAACGTAAAGATTACTTTTGAGGTAAAATAA
- a CDS encoding type IX secretion system membrane protein PorP/SprF produces MKRFIVLFFLIFGQFIQAQEGIPVYWDYLTDNLYLLHPSMAGAANSNQVRLTARQQWFDIEDAPNLYTAAVNGRIGDKVGLGAILFSDENGNYSQRGVYTTFAYHLLLSRNYIDLNQLSFGLSVGLLQNTLDESSFDQTDFDPVITGGSQTDNYFNVDLGMSYYFLDFYAHATVKNILPRNRAIFTPELESRNQRRYLASAGYVFGKFDSPWSYEPSLMLQATDETKEVSLDINGKVYHKFDWGKLWGGLSYRRNLDGAQYRNGDGSISNQKSQYLSPFLGVTYGNFLVAYTYSYQQNDIVISNGFHQITLGYDFGKRREQYECNCPAIN; encoded by the coding sequence TTGAAGAGATTTATAGTACTATTTTTTTTGATTTTTGGTCAATTTATTCAGGCACAAGAAGGCATACCGGTATATTGGGATTATTTGACAGATAACCTGTATTTGTTGCATCCTTCAATGGCGGGCGCTGCTAATTCTAATCAGGTTCGATTAACTGCGCGCCAGCAATGGTTTGATATAGAAGATGCCCCTAATTTATATACAGCAGCCGTAAATGGTAGGATAGGAGATAAAGTGGGTCTTGGAGCTATTTTGTTTTCTGATGAGAATGGTAATTATTCGCAACGTGGAGTATATACAACTTTTGCCTATCATTTATTATTATCTAGAAATTATATAGATCTCAATCAATTATCTTTTGGGCTGAGTGTAGGATTGCTACAAAATACCTTAGATGAAAGCTCCTTTGATCAAACTGATTTTGATCCTGTAATTACCGGTGGTAGCCAAACTGATAATTACTTTAATGTAGATCTTGGGATGTCCTATTACTTTCTTGATTTTTATGCACACGCTACAGTCAAAAATATTCTCCCCAGAAACAGAGCCATATTTACACCAGAGTTAGAGTCTAGAAACCAGCGTCGTTATCTGGCTTCTGCAGGTTATGTGTTTGGTAAATTTGATAGCCCGTGGAGCTATGAGCCTTCTTTAATGTTACAGGCTACAGACGAGACTAAAGAAGTTTCTCTAGATATAAATGGCAAAGTGTATCATAAATTTGATTGGGGGAAACTTTGGGGCGGCTTGTCTTACAGAAGAAATCTTGATGGTGCTCAATATCGTAACGGAGATGGATCTATATCTAATCAAAAATCACAATATTTGAGTCCATTTTTAGGGGTTACTTACGGAAACTTTTTAGTAGCATATACCTATTCATATCAACAAAATGATATTGTAATTTCAAATGGGTTTCACCAGATTACGCTAGGTTATGACTTCGGAAAGAGGCGGGAACAGTATGAGTGTAATTGCCCCGCAATAAATTAA
- a CDS encoding mechanosensitive ion channel family protein, with the protein MELNTQYYEDYIKKFGDKIIDFLPSLIAAVLMLVIGFYIIKFINRLVKKFFDKKDYDLTLEKFIADLINWTLKILLFVLVVTQLGVESASLVAVIGAAGLAIGLALQGSLANFAGGVLILLLRPFKVGDWISAQGIDGTVKEISIFNTRLITFGNQEAVIPNGKLSNDNIINFSSQGIRRNAQTWGISYDSDIKLAKDILLKLVNEQETVLHDPHPEPMIVVTELADSSVNLSLRFWATNDDYWALHWYVLEEGKRRLEEQGIVIPFPQRDVHVFNESGASFSAK; encoded by the coding sequence ATGGAATTGAATACCCAATATTACGAGGACTACATTAAAAAATTTGGAGATAAGATTATCGATTTTCTTCCTAGCCTAATAGCAGCAGTGTTAATGCTGGTAATAGGTTTTTATATCATCAAATTCATAAACCGTCTTGTAAAAAAGTTTTTTGACAAAAAAGATTACGACTTAACATTAGAAAAATTTATAGCAGATCTAATAAACTGGACACTTAAAATACTCTTATTTGTTTTAGTTGTCACTCAACTTGGGGTAGAATCTGCATCCCTCGTTGCTGTTATAGGTGCTGCCGGTTTAGCAATAGGTTTAGCATTACAGGGATCTTTAGCAAATTTTGCAGGTGGAGTACTTATTTTACTATTAAGACCATTTAAAGTAGGTGATTGGATTTCTGCACAGGGAATTGACGGTACAGTAAAAGAAATTTCAATTTTCAATACACGATTAATTACTTTCGGAAATCAAGAAGCTGTGATTCCTAACGGCAAACTTTCTAACGATAATATAATTAATTTTTCATCTCAAGGAATTCGTCGTAATGCACAGACCTGGGGAATTTCTTATGATAGTGATATCAAATTAGCAAAAGATATTTTGCTAAAATTAGTGAATGAGCAAGAGACTGTTTTACACGATCCACATCCTGAGCCAATGATCGTAGTTACCGAATTAGCAGATAGCTCTGTAAATCTATCGCTACGTTTTTGGGCTACAAACGATGATTACTGGGCACTGCACTGGTATGTTTTAGAGGAAGGAAAAAGAAGATTAGAAGAACAAGGTATTGTTATACCATTCCCACAACGTGATGTACACGTATTTAATGAGAGTGGTGCTTCTTTTAGTGCAAAATAA
- a CDS encoding efflux RND transporter periplasmic adaptor subunit: protein MKKKTILIIFGVAVVLILALIGGKKAGWFGKTGEFKAVETQKIDRMNVIETVAATGKIQPEVEVKISSEVSGEIIELPVVEGQQVEKGDLLVRINPDLIQSALTQAQASLQNIKAGLSQAEATLKNAKANYERNKSLFEKGVISKSAWDQSISDYEVAQANVKSSYYSVQSAAANVNQSRDNLSRTTIYAPISGTISSLDVELGERVVGTQQMAGTEIMRVADLGNMEVEVDVNENDIVKINIGDSTRVEVDAYLKKPFKGQVTEIANSAESNLTADQVTNFKVKVRILESSYKDLIEGKPEAYSPFRPGMTATVDIITNSVKDAIAVPISAIVIKNDTTTSAFGDNQYEAVFVKNGDKASVKRIKTGIQDDSNIVVTSGLEPGDEVIVGPYNTVTKLLKEGDLVEVKKDAKFGASKED, encoded by the coding sequence ATGAAAAAAAAGACGATCCTAATTATATTTGGTGTTGCTGTAGTACTTATTTTAGCCCTTATAGGAGGTAAAAAAGCGGGATGGTTCGGCAAAACTGGTGAGTTTAAAGCTGTAGAAACTCAAAAAATAGATCGCATGAATGTGATTGAAACGGTTGCCGCTACCGGAAAAATTCAGCCTGAAGTAGAAGTTAAAATTTCATCTGAAGTTTCGGGAGAAATAATAGAACTTCCCGTTGTTGAAGGGCAACAGGTTGAAAAAGGAGACCTTTTGGTGCGTATAAATCCAGATTTAATTCAATCTGCATTAACTCAGGCACAAGCTTCTTTACAAAATATTAAAGCCGGTTTGTCACAGGCAGAGGCAACACTTAAAAATGCAAAAGCAAACTATGAGCGTAACAAATCATTATTTGAAAAAGGTGTGATTTCAAAATCTGCTTGGGACCAGTCTATCTCAGATTATGAGGTTGCCCAGGCTAATGTTAAGTCTTCTTACTACAGTGTGCAAAGTGCTGCTGCAAACGTAAATCAATCCCGCGATAATTTATCTAGAACTACAATTTATGCGCCTATTAGTGGCACTATATCTAGTCTTGATGTAGAATTAGGAGAGCGCGTTGTAGGTACGCAACAAATGGCCGGTACAGAGATTATGCGGGTTGCAGATCTTGGCAATATGGAGGTTGAAGTTGATGTAAATGAAAATGATATCGTTAAAATTAATATAGGCGATTCTACCCGTGTTGAGGTAGATGCGTACTTGAAGAAACCTTTTAAGGGGCAGGTAACTGAGATTGCAAATTCAGCCGAAAGCAATCTTACAGCAGATCAGGTAACAAATTTTAAAGTAAAAGTACGTATCCTAGAATCTTCTTATAAAGATTTGATTGAAGGTAAACCGGAAGCATACTCACCATTTAGACCCGGTATGACGGCTACTGTAGATATTATAACAAATAGCGTTAAAGATGCTATTGCAGTGCCTATAAGTGCAATTGTAATTAAAAATGATACGACTACTTCTGCTTTTGGAGATAATCAATATGAAGCAGTATTTGTAAAGAATGGAGACAAAGCCAGTGTTAAACGCATAAAAACCGGTATTCAGGACGATTCAAATATTGTTGTGACATCAGGGTTAGAGCCGGGTGATGAGGTTATTGTGGGGCCTTATAATACAGTTACAAAATTACTTAAAGAAGGTGATCTTGTTGAGGTGAAAAAAGATGCTAAATTTGGGGCTTCGAAAGAAGACTAG
- a CDS encoding ABC transporter permease, producing the protein MFNRDRWDEIIEALSRNWFRTALTAFGVLWGIFILVILLAAGKGLENGVKKDFGGIATNSMFMWTQTISKSYKGLPKGRRFNYNLGDVTAMKENIPQLRFVSPRNQLGGFGGANNVTRGINTGAFNVYGDYPEYIEQQPMNITAGRFVNYSDIKANRKVAVIGEGVRNALYDKGEDFIGTYIKVNGVNFMVVGTYSMVSSNGNAEEDEKQIYVPFTAFSQAFNMGDTVGWMAVTAKDGYSITALKSEIFEIIKNRHSIHPEDDRAIGNFDLYEQYQKVDGLFIALKIVAYFVGILVLLSGIIGISNIMLIVVKERTKEIGIRRALGASPWSIRGQILMESVFLTIISGMVGISLGAGVIYLVNKVLDANGPVEMFSNPSVDLGTVIIALFILVFSGLLAGFIPAQNAIKVKPIDALRNE; encoded by the coding sequence ATGTTTAACAGAGATCGTTGGGATGAAATTATTGAAGCACTAAGCCGTAATTGGTTTAGAACAGCTTTGACTGCATTTGGAGTTCTTTGGGGAATATTTATTCTGGTGATTTTACTGGCTGCCGGTAAAGGTCTTGAAAATGGAGTAAAGAAAGATTTTGGTGGCATAGCAACCAACAGCATGTTTATGTGGACCCAAACCATCTCAAAATCTTATAAAGGATTACCTAAAGGCCGAAGATTTAATTACAATCTGGGAGATGTTACTGCAATGAAAGAAAACATACCGCAATTGCGCTTTGTCTCGCCTCGTAATCAATTGGGTGGTTTTGGCGGAGCAAATAATGTAACACGTGGTATTAATACCGGTGCTTTTAATGTATATGGTGATTACCCAGAATATATTGAGCAGCAGCCTATGAATATTACTGCCGGCCGCTTTGTCAACTACAGCGATATAAAGGCAAACCGTAAGGTAGCAGTAATAGGAGAGGGAGTACGTAACGCGCTATATGATAAAGGAGAAGATTTTATAGGAACCTATATTAAAGTAAACGGTGTAAACTTTATGGTTGTAGGAACTTATTCTATGGTTTCTAGCAACGGAAATGCAGAAGAAGATGAGAAGCAAATCTATGTACCTTTTACCGCGTTTTCTCAAGCATTTAATATGGGAGATACCGTAGGTTGGATGGCTGTAACTGCTAAAGATGGTTATTCTATCACGGCGTTGAAATCTGAAATATTTGAGATTATTAAAAACAGACACAGTATACATCCTGAAGATGATAGAGCTATAGGTAATTTTGATTTATACGAGCAATATCAGAAAGTAGATGGTCTTTTTATTGCTTTAAAAATAGTTGCCTACTTCGTCGGGATTTTGGTTTTACTATCGGGAATTATAGGCATAAGTAACATTATGCTAATTGTAGTCAAAGAGCGCACCAAAGAAATAGGAATACGCAGAGCATTAGGAGCCAGCCCATGGTCTATACGGGGTCAAATATTAATGGAATCTGTTTTTCTTACTATAATCTCTGGTATGGTAGGCATTTCTCTGGGAGCCGGCGTAATTTATTTGGTAAACAAGGTACTAGATGCTAATGGCCCTGTAGAAATGTTTTCTAATCCCAGTGTAGATCTTGGGACAGTTATAATCGCCTTATTTATCCTTGTGTTTTCAGGGTTATTGGCTGGTTTTATACCGGCTCAAAATGCCATAAAAGTTAAACCTATTGACGCTTTGCGTAACGAATAA
- a CDS encoding TolC family protein, producing MKNILLFVFIVFSAFSGMAQQKWTLQECIQRALEENIQIRQAELDKESAAIDKSDAIGNFLPSLNANASVSKNTGLNIDPTSNLVTTTQFLSASGGINTGYTLFDGLRNFKQVQRAKLTALSAQYGLEKLQDDIALVVANGYLQVILNKENLKVLKSQNEVTQQQLQQTQDLVDGGVSPRGDLLEVQAQNATEIQSIVAAENAVQISLISLAQTLLIRDYKSFDIAEGDYAIYGEEMLLLAPEKIIEAAKEERNEVKIAQTNLEIAEKDVQIAKGAQLPTISAFFGYSTRYSEQDIFNSFQDQLYINDGISYGLQLNVPILNGFQARNNVKRSKITADRAAINLEQTKLDLESNVYQAYLDAQGALKSYEAAQKAAESQELAYSYGKDRYDVGLINAFDFSQSKQRYDNAQIDLNRAKYDYIFKIKVLELYFGVPADQLKF from the coding sequence ATGAAAAATATATTACTCTTTGTTTTTATAGTTTTTTCTGCGTTTTCCGGGATGGCGCAACAAAAATGGACGCTGCAGGAATGCATACAGCGTGCATTAGAAGAAAATATACAAATACGTCAGGCAGAACTTGATAAAGAATCAGCCGCTATAGATAAGTCTGATGCTATAGGTAATTTTTTACCTTCTTTAAATGCTAATGCGAGTGTTTCTAAAAACACGGGTCTAAACATTGACCCTACCAGTAACCTGGTAACAACAACTCAGTTTTTATCTGCAAGTGGTGGTATTAATACCGGTTACACCCTATTTGACGGTTTGCGTAACTTTAAGCAAGTACAACGTGCTAAATTAACTGCGTTGTCAGCTCAATACGGACTAGAAAAATTGCAGGATGACATTGCGCTTGTTGTTGCAAATGGTTATTTACAGGTGATTTTAAATAAAGAAAATTTAAAAGTATTAAAATCTCAAAATGAGGTTACCCAGCAACAACTTCAACAAACACAGGATCTCGTAGATGGTGGTGTTTCACCTCGTGGTGATTTATTAGAAGTGCAGGCTCAAAATGCTACTGAAATTCAAAGTATTGTAGCTGCAGAAAATGCAGTACAGATTTCGCTTATAAGTCTAGCTCAAACCCTTTTAATACGTGATTACAAATCATTTGATATTGCCGAAGGTGATTATGCGATTTACGGCGAGGAAATGCTTTTGTTAGCTCCAGAGAAAATTATAGAGGCTGCTAAAGAAGAGCGAAATGAAGTTAAAATTGCGCAAACTAATCTAGAGATTGCAGAGAAAGATGTTCAAATAGCAAAAGGGGCTCAACTTCCCACAATATCAGCATTCTTTGGGTATAGTACGCGATATTCTGAGCAAGATATATTTAATTCTTTTCAGGATCAGTTATACATTAATGACGGTATTTCTTACGGACTTCAATTAAATGTGCCTATTCTCAACGGGTTTCAGGCGCGTAATAATGTGAAAAGAAGTAAGATAACTGCAGACCGAGCAGCGATAAACCTGGAGCAAACAAAACTTGATTTAGAGTCCAATGTTTATCAGGCTTATTTAGATGCTCAAGGGGCTTTAAAATCGTATGAGGCTGCACAAAAAGCTGCAGAATCTCAGGAGCTTGCTTATTCTTACGGGAAAGATCGTTATGATGTAGGTTTAATCAATGCATTTGACTTTAGCCAGTCAAAACAACGGTATGACAATGCTCAAATAGATTTAAATCGTGCTAAGTACGATTATATATTTAAAATAAAAGTGCTCGAATTGTACTTTGGTGTGCCTGCAGACCAACTAAAATTTTAA
- a CDS encoding OmpH family outer membrane protein: MKHVKTLVVAIALILGTTGFMQAQDLKVAHIATQELLTSMPQYKQAQADLEKLQSSYDAEMTNMANELKKTMERYGNEATSQTDETNLQRQAEVEQTRNKIMEYRQNALRDLQKKESEALQPIVEKARLAIQKVARAKGYKYVLDSTTGTGLILADGYDLMADVKKDLGI; encoded by the coding sequence ATGAAACACGTTAAAACCCTAGTTGTAGCCATAGCTTTAATTTTAGGAACAACAGGATTTATGCAGGCTCAAGATCTTAAAGTTGCTCATATTGCTACTCAAGAATTGTTAACTTCAATGCCACAGTACAAACAAGCACAAGCAGATTTAGAGAAATTACAAAGCTCGTATGATGCCGAAATGACAAACATGGCTAATGAGCTAAAGAAAACAATGGAGCGTTACGGAAATGAAGCTACAAGCCAAACTGACGAAACTAATTTACAGCGTCAGGCTGAGGTAGAGCAAACTCGTAACAAGATTATGGAGTACCGCCAAAACGCACTTAGAGATCTTCAGAAAAAAGAATCTGAAGCTTTACAACCTATAGTTGAAAAAGCTCGTTTAGCTATTCAAAAAGTAGCGCGTGCTAAAGGTTATAAGTATGTTTTAGATAGCACAACCGGTACCGGTCTTATCTTAGCAGACGGTTATGATCTTATGGCAGATGTTAAAAAAGATTTAGGTATCTAA
- a CDS encoding NifU family protein gives MSTFSISIESTSNPAIKKFQASSFLVNHNSYEFKNIDEAKNSPLAQQLFYLPFVKTVYISQNFIAIEKFSIVDWIDVQNELSQQIEDFLNDNGIVIIEDAASAKKIPVTVYAESTPNPAALKFVTNKKLVTETLEFKNIDEAKNAPLAVALFSFPFVKEVFMDSNYVSIHKYEVADWDNVFQEVREFIKNYIEDGKEILSENFKKTPQLVEQEKEAQFEHLDDISKEIANIIEEYVKPAVASDGGNILFKNYDPETKNVKVVLQGACSGCPSSTFTLKNGIENMLKEMLKGKINSVEAING, from the coding sequence ATGAGCACTTTTAGCATCTCTATAGAATCTACATCAAATCCTGCGATAAAAAAATTTCAGGCAAGTTCATTTCTTGTTAATCACAACAGCTACGAATTTAAAAATATTGATGAGGCCAAAAATTCACCTTTGGCACAGCAACTCTTTTATCTTCCCTTTGTGAAAACGGTTTATATTTCACAAAATTTCATCGCTATAGAAAAGTTTAGCATTGTTGATTGGATAGACGTTCAAAATGAACTCTCTCAGCAAATTGAAGACTTTCTTAATGACAACGGAATTGTTATTATTGAGGATGCTGCTTCAGCTAAAAAAATACCGGTTACCGTTTATGCAGAAAGTACACCTAATCCTGCTGCACTTAAATTTGTAACTAATAAAAAATTAGTTACAGAGACTCTTGAATTTAAAAATATTGATGAGGCTAAAAATGCACCTTTAGCTGTTGCACTTTTTAGTTTTCCGTTTGTAAAGGAAGTTTTTATGGATTCTAACTATGTTAGTATTCATAAATACGAGGTTGCAGATTGGGATAATGTTTTTCAGGAAGTAAGAGAGTTTATCAAAAACTATATTGAAGACGGAAAAGAAATCTTATCAGAAAACTTTAAAAAGACGCCTCAACTTGTTGAACAGGAAAAAGAAGCCCAGTTTGAACATTTAGACGATATTTCTAAAGAGATAGCCAATATTATTGAAGAATACGTAAAACCTGCAGTAGCAAGTGATGGTGGAAATATTCTCTTCAAAAATTACGATCCGGAGACTAAAAATGTAAAAGTTGTATTACAGGGAGCTTGTAGTGGCTGTCCTTCCTCAACATTTACATTAAAAAATGGAATTGAAAATATGTTAAAAGAAATGCTGAAGGGTAAAATCAACAGTGTTGAAGCCATAAACGGATAA